A stretch of Pomacea canaliculata isolate SZHN2017 linkage group LG6, ASM307304v1, whole genome shotgun sequence DNA encodes these proteins:
- the LOC112567177 gene encoding uncharacterized protein LOC112567177 yields MKLLILILVLAVCSAMVVGKGRKQTNLMLNLIALLLPEAERKDQLTAMATPPPSLPGSERKGQLTAMTTPPPSLPGSEGKGQLTAMTTPPPSLPGVRGERSADSDDYAASFAPGVRGERSADSDDYAASFAPGVRGERSADSDDYAASFAPGVRGERSADSDDYAASFAPGVRGERSAESVENESQEDHR; encoded by the exons ATGAAGCTTCTTATTCTCATCCTTGTTCTTGCTGTCTGCTCGGCTATGGTTGTG ggaaaaggaagaaaacagacaaacctGATGTTAAACTTGATAGCGTTGCTGCTTCCGGAGGCAGAGAGGAAAGATCAGCTGACAGCGATGGCTACGCCGCCTCCTTCGCTCCCGGGGTCAGAGAGGAAAGGTCAGCTGACAGCGATGACTACGCCGCCTCCTTCGCTCCCGGGGTCAGAGGGGAAAGGTCAGCTGACAGCGATGACTACGCCGCCTCCTTCGCTCCCGGGAGTCAGAGGGGAAAGGTCAGCTGACAGCGATGACTACGCCGCCTCCTTCGCTCCCGGGGTCAGAGGGGAAAGGTCAGCTGACAGCGATGACTACGCCGCCTCCTTCGCTCCCGGGGTCAGAGGGGAAAGGTCAGCTGACAGCGATGACTACGCCGCCTCCTTCGCTCCCGGGGTCAGAGGGGAAAGGTCAGCTGACAGCGATGACTACGCCGCCTCCTTCGCTCCCGGGGTCAGAGGGGAAAGGTCAGCTGAAAGTGTTGAAAACGAGAGTCAAGAAGATCACCGTTAA
- the LOC112567278 gene encoding C-type lectin domain family 2 member D-like, giving the protein MANTGLTMLTAILILSACGFLDVCAQGFCPENWVHWEESCYAFVDDLTSWTAAKTICLSLKADLVQIESAEENTFLTQIVQQRKAVGVWIGLDDFVQEGRWVLSSSQEVPPLCQLGSRGTQQLAGW; this is encoded by the exons ATGGCTAACACTGGACTGACAATGTTAACCGCGATTTTAATACTGTCTGCTTGTGGATTCCTTG ATGTGTGTGCACAAGGTTTCTGTCCTGAAAACTGGGTCCATTGGGAGGAATCATGTTATGCCTTCGTGGACGACTTAACCTCTTGGACAGCAGCAAAG ACGATTTGCCTCAGCCTCAAAGCGGATCTCGTGCAGATTGAGTCAGCAGAGGAAAACACTTTCCTGACACAAATCGTACAACAGCGCAAAG CTGTCGGTGTCTGGATTGGCCTGGACGACTTTGTTCAGGAAGGCCGGTGGGTGCTGTCCAGCAGCCAAGAAGTTCCGCCGTTATGTCAACTGGGGTCCCGGGGAACCCAACAACTGGCGGGCTGGTAA